From the genome of Ziziphus jujuba cultivar Dongzao chromosome 4, ASM3175591v1:
TGTGCTTCTTATTCAAATAATTCATTTATGAATATAAAAGTTCCTATGTTCTAGCAGCATACATGTAAAGCATGTGAATGaggaattaatttattatgtatttacTTCTTAACATGTTTTTTACAATTACAAGGTACAAAGGGCATGATATGCTTGCACCTTTCACTGCTGGTTGGCAGACTACCGATTTGCAACCTATTGTTATTGAAAAGTCTGAGGTATGCCTATCAATTCTTTTTTCCTTGCAATGACTTAAAGTTGTCAAaggaaatttgagaaaaatCTTTCATTTTATGATCAAACATGTCAGGGTTGCTATGTTTACGATACCAATGGGAAGAAATATCTTGATGCTCTTGCTGGTCTTTGGAGCAATCCGTTAGGTACTTGTATTTTGTTCCTTTCCATTGTTTCTTTGCTTAAACGTAAAACATTGAGGCATTTTCATGTTTGCTTTTGTTAAGATATTGCACTGGTATCAATATTATAAGTCCATTTGACATGTTCAATAACATCAATTGATTTCATTTTTGTCAATCTTTTGTTGTGTAATTCCTAGGATTCATTGCCTCTGTCCTTCCCATTTCATTCTGTGCATGTTTCATGCAAAATACACCCATCCCTTAGCCCCCAGTTTGCTCTCCTCTTTACTATGAAATTTCCATGTGTTAGATATATGTTTTGCACCACAATGATGTTGACACATTTATAGACATGCACTCTACGCATATTGATGGCTGatagaaatatattttaaaatgaaattacttCAATTTAGACTTTGTTTTCGAATACTTACGTAATCTTGATGCTTGCAGGAGGAAATGAACCAAGGCTCGTTGCTGCTGCAACTGAACAGATGAATACTTTGCCATTTTACCACTCCTTCTGGAATCGCACTACAAAGCCTTCTTTGGTAATTGTtatgttgttttaattttgttgttctGGGTAATATCTGGTGTTTATGTTTTCATGGCTCACTGCTGTTTTATTTTCCTCATCATGTTCCATTCCACAGATAAcaatgaattttgtttttaattgtgAAAAGTTAACTGATAAACTGCTAGtgtaattgaaaaatatttaagaggATACCTTCTTAAGATCTTCAAttctggattttatttatttatctcatTCTGCAGGATCTAGCAAAGGAACTTCTAGAAATGTTTACGGCTAGAAAAATGGCTAAAGTTTTCTTTACAAATAGTGGGTCAGATGCCAATGATACTCAGGTGTGTCATTGATAGCCATTACTCCCAATGGTTGATGATAATTCTGATTTATTTCCCTTCAGCAATGTTGTTTTATACTTGCTTATAGTTCTCCTGCATTATGTTCTTTGGTATTCAACTGTTCTTTATCTTCTCTTCAAGCTACACTTAACAACTTGATACTCTTTTGGTGAAGATTCTGGAGTTGATTGAAACAATGCAacaagaaatttaaataaaatatcaatgcgGTTTCATGATTAAGTACTGAGGGCTATAAATTAATGGATAATTCCTGAAACATTTTGCTTATAGGTGAAACTCGTTTGGTACTACAATAATGCACTAGGAAGGCCAAACAAAAAGAAGTTTATAGCTCGAGCAAAATCGTACATTCAACTACTCAACTGATGTTATTTTCCTCTGTTTTCACTTTGCATTCTGCTGAAGTTAATTAGATTTCACATTTTGACAGATATCATGGTTCTACTCTTATAGCAGCTAGTCTATCTGGGTAGGATAAATTTAcgataaatttattttctacaaCAATTATCTTATTTAATGGGTCTCTTTATTCTGAGTAActcaaaaaatttcatcacaGCCTTCCAGCTTTACATCAATCATTTGATCTTCCAGCTCCATTTGTACTGCACACGGACTGCCCTCACTACTGGCGCTTTCATCTTCCAGGTTATCTTTAACAAAATCAAGTGTTTTTTTACCAACACTGTGAATGCTAATAATGCATATTATAGGTGAGACTGAGGAGCAGTTTGCAACTAGATTGGCCAATAATTTGGAGAGTCTTATCCTCAAAGAGGGACCGGACACGGTAATAGGAATAATTAACCTGTTTGGGAAATCAATAAAAGcaacttcatttttcttttttcttcattgtcGATGGCAAATGGTTGTTCATTTCAGATAGCTGCATTTATTGCTGAACCTGTCATGGGAGCAGGAGGAGTGATACTTCCTCCTAAGACTTATTTCGAAAAGGTAAATTGCTGTTTCGTTTTCATGTTGAACTCCCGGCCAGAAACTTCTGTAAATGTAATATATGCATCACGTACTTGCTGGTTAGCTGGTGAATGTAGTTTGGATGGATGCAAGCTTTAGCTGCCCagtagaagaaaaaagaaaatgtgtaGCAAACTATGTTTTTAGAAACAACAAAGTGTTTTGGCTAGTTCTATAGCAATGATTTACCAATGGTTAGAAAAGTGCACATCTGGGTAAAGTTTGTGATTTATTTTTCACTGTTCAATCATCTTTGATGGTTGAGCTGGCTATTTGTTTGTTAACATATGTACATCATAATATTCTGCTacatcaaagaaatttccatcaCCTTCTTCCCACAATAATTAAGCAAGTTTAAGTACAatttagtttaatatatataatgcagATTCAAGCAGTTCTAAAGAAATATGACATTCTTTTCGTTGCAGATGAGGTAATTAGTGTTGCCATTCTCGTTTTTCTGTTATGATATGTAACTCTTTGGTGCTGTTTCTAATCTTGGGCTTGCTTTGTTCAATCCTTTGATGTTTAGGTTATCTGTGGGTTTGGGAGACTTGGAACCATGTTTGGATGTGATAAATACAACATTAAACCAGACCTTGTAACTGTGGCAAAGGTAAAATGAACAATAATTCAAGTGCGGAGTTAATTTTCATCTTCTTGAACAAGTTATCTTTTTTCGCATAGTTACTGTTATTGGACTGTCCAGGCACTTTCTTCAGCATATTTGCCTATCGCAGCTGTTATTGTAAGCTCTGAAGTTTCAGAAGTCATACACTCCCAAAGCAACAAGCTTGGTATTTTGTGAAACTAACTGCAGTGTCTTCATTTCACACCTGGCCCTTAAGTTCTTCACTTTAGCTATTTCCATTTGCAGGTTCTTTCTCTCATGGATTTACTTATTCAGGGCACCCAGTTCCATGTGCAGTTGCAATTGAAACACTTAAGATTTATAAGTTTGTTTTTTCtactgatatttaaaaatattctgAACTAAATGCAGTATTAGACACCGAGCATCTTAATTTGATATTATCAGTCACGTCCATGGCCAATGAGTTCTATCAATTTGATAGTAAGAAAACTTTGATTACTTGTTTGCAGGGAGAGAAATATTCTTGAGCAAATAAATAGCATTGCGCCAAGGTTTCAAGATGGTCTAAAAGATTTCTCTAACAGTCCAATTGTTGGAGAGGTATGTATTTTCGTTCCAAAACTTATCATTTTGGTGAACAAGAGACTACAACATGACAACATGAAAGAGAGAGGTACAAACCTTGTAATTTTGGACAAAACTCTTTGAGATGTAGCAGATTCGGGGAACTGGTTTGGTGCTCGGTGCAGAATTCACAGACAATAAATCGCCCAACAATCCATTCCCTCCTGAATGGGGCAAGTTCCCTCTTTCATTTTTGCATATGTGGTTCATAATAAATAGATGTTTTCAACTTGTCAAGGATGAACTTTACGGCTTAAGCTGCATTTTTTGGATACGGGCAACCATTCTTCAATGATATGAATTTTTTTGATCATTGTTATCCCCTTACTCATGGTACCACTTGACGGTGTGTGATGCAGAGATAGGTGCATATTTTGGAGCTCAATGTGTTAAGCATGGGATGTTTGTACGTGTAACCGGGGACAACATCTCCTTGGCTCCACCTTTTATCTTATCTGATGAAGAAGTTGACAAGGTGAAATAATGAATCATTCCTCAATCCACTtttaaaaaccattaaaaatttgAGAATGTTCTCTATTTTtagctataaaaaaaaatatatatatatacatatatatatatatactctagTTGATGCAATTTCTCTATTTTtagctataaaaaaaaataaaaataaaaaaaataaataaaaaaaaagctctaGTTGATGCAATTTATAGTGGATTGAAAGTGTTTCTGAAAAACACCAAAGCTTTAGCAAAAGTATTGATGCTGAATGATAAAGTTGAGACCAGTTTTCCTTAAATAGTCACTATGTCAGGAAAATAGGTCTCTGAGGTTTCATTTAGATCATTACTTATTTACTGCTTGTTCAAGATGTTGATACATGCTATTAGTTTAATTAAAGCCTGAATTTGCTATTATAATTGTCAGATGATAAGCTTATTTGGACAAGCACTAAAGGATACTGAAGAGAGGGTCAACTATCTCAAGTCTCAGCAGAAGTAACTGTAAAGTGCAGTGGCTGATATTGGAGTATATTGGTCAAAATGTAAATCATGAGAGACTTCGCCATGAAACACtttgtaaaacaaaatattggtgtcaaaataaactattttcttttaGAGTGATGCTGCATTGATATAGTGattaatctttttctttctttctgcttGGATTCCCCCGGAGATCGGATATCACCTGTATCCTTCATTTCTCAGTTCTGAATTGTCCATGTCTATGAAAGATCTCAACATGTTCCAAAATGACGTAACAAAGTGACACAGAGTACAGTAATTAGTATTTTGTTTGTCCAAGACTAAGAGAGAAAGTAGGTATGTACCTCTTTAATCAACGAGATACTTGGTCCATTATATTACGGAAGTATCATAAATTTTTCCCTAAACAACAAGGTTTAGAAGATCAACATTTTCATGAATTCTTATatctattcaaaatatcaaaatatcttgattttaaattcattacCAAATTTTTATGATTGTGAATCAAGATATCCCAATATGATAattattgtattatatatatctaaatgtaTAGAAAATTTTTACTGGGCGTGGTCGTCGGTATGGTGGGCTACAACTCATCCCTCCCAACATCAGTGCGACAAACAAGAAGAATTTGGATGTCCCATCAAAGTTGATGGGATGTGTGTCACCGCTGTGAGACATTTCCTAATAGGGTATAggctttttttttggatttaaacAATAGGGTttggtataaatatatatatatatatatcattttaactGTTTTAAGCCTCAAAAGCATAGAGCTTGCCTTGAGAGCAGAGgcttttttacatttttcatcCAAAGCAGTATGCGGAATGATTAACCaccttttcctcttttcttgcAGAAAAGTagcttctatttctttttaatctaTTATCACTTTTTCACTATTTGTAAACTTTGCTGCTATAGTATTTTATCGTTATTAGGAAAGAAtagtaacttttttatttattttttaatagctGAAAGATATATGTTTCagaattttgttttctaattctAGTTTTATGTTCTTACAGCAATAAAAAATGCAAGAAGCTTTACTTGATTCTTCTATCTCAAgagatatataatatagattttAAGGAACTTCAATAGCGTCTTCCtttctcttaattttctttattaatgttttataattttaaaaaaaacatatatatatatatatatatacgtctTGAGTATATACAAGTTTTGAATTCAGTAGTCTAATCCATAAATGGTGATGGAAATGTTTAAAATGGACACAGATCAAACTCATAGGCCTGTAGAGGCCATACCATATACTATTTGATACGTCATTTTGACCCAATGTTTTGAGCATTTTTGTTGTGATTTACTTCAATGGGATAATTCCCCACCGACCTCGTAAGGTTTCCCTATATTTCAATGAAACACTGGCCTTTCTGGTTTTGAAAATGTCAGTTGAACTCCTATAAGGGGTGCAAATGATAGAGATTGATGTTAATGGGGGTATAAATGTAACGATAAAGGATGCAAATGAAAATCTTTTGCAACCATTAGCgacataaatgatatttttgaaataagatGAATCTGTTTGAAAATGGTTCATCAAGTTTCAAGGTAGGAATGTTAACTGGACGGGTCGggctagtttttaaaattccatcctCGTTTTCGCGAAGAATTTTTCATCCTGTCCCCGTtggtttttctgtttctttagAGGTGGTGCGGGGACTGTGATTTCCCGATCAGGGAATGGGTGGGGTGCTTTTCTccgtttacttttttttataattaatataatttttttaagaaatttatataaaaattttttttttatgaataaaatataaataaaatgcattaaaatgcattaaaaagataataaaatatattaaagtccaaatttacaattataataaaatatattcttaaaaaatacaataatctaaatatatgaaatattaaaaaataaataaataaatatatacggaCTAGGTTCGGACTGGATTTTTTGTTCCCTGGTCCCAATTTGATCCCGATTCGGACTTTAAAGATTTATCTTGAATCCGTCCTGCAACTtcgattttttgaaaaaaaacggCCCAAATAAAAACGATGCACCGCAGTTTTCAGGATGTACAAGGCAAATTGCCATCCCAATTTTAAGGTAATACCAAATACTATCTCTTGCTCCTATACCACTTACTGTTGTATTTTCTTAAAATGCTATTCATtgatcaaaatttgaagaacaaAAAATTCCTAAACTGTGTAATTTTTCTCTGAATTTTTCACATATAAAGCATGTTGCTGGCTCTAGAAGTTTGCAGAGGCATTTCTTCGCTTAACTGCAAAATGTTGAAGCATTttcatgtttgtttttgttaaggTATTGCTCTGTATCAATCTTTTGAATCCCTTTGATAAGTTCAATAACATGAATTGAATTCATTTgcaaatttttgttgttttaatccTAGGCTTCACTGCCTCTGTCCTTCCCATTGCATTCTGTCCATGTTTCATGCAGAATATTCCCATCCCTTGACTTTACTATGACATTTCCATGTGttccatatatattttgtacCCACAGCCCTGTTGACTCATTTGTAGACATGCACCCTATGTAAGTATATATATTGATGGCCAGTCGAAATATATGTTTACATGAAATTACTTCAATTTAGACTTTGGTTTCTAATAGTCATGTAATCTTGAAACATGCAGGGGGAAATGAACCTCGGCTTGTTGCTGCTGCAACCGCGCAAATGAATACTTTGCCATTTTACCACTCCTGGAATCGCACTACAAAGCCTTCTTTGGTAATTGTTATGCTGTTTCAATTTTGTTGGTACAACTAATATCTGATGTTTATGTTTCCATGACTCACTGCTGTTTTGTTTTCCCCATTGGTGTTCTATTCCACAGATAactgcaattttatttatttatttattttttaagttgtgaaaattaacttatttcATTTTCAGCTAGTTTGGCATAGAAACTACTTGtgtaattgaaaaatatttaagaggATAGCTTCTTAAGATCTTCAATTCTGACTTTTACTTGTCAATCTCATTCTCTAGGATCTAGCAAAGGAACTTCTAGAAATCTTTACAGATTGGAAAATGGCTTAAGTTTTCTTCACAAAGAGTGGATCAGAGGCCAATGATACTCAGGTGAGTCAGTGATAGCCATTACTCCCAATAGTTGATGATAATTCTGATGATATTTCTGACTTAGAATTATCAGAATATTGACTTAGACATACTTCATCGATGTTGACTTAGAAGTATATATTCTTCAGCAATGTTGACTTTGAAGTTAGACATACTTCCAGTCCTCCTGCATTATGTTCTTTATGTTCTCTTTAAGCTAACCGTAACACTTTGAAAACTCTTTTGGTGAAGATAACAAAGTTGATAGAAAAAATACagaaataaatttatatcaaataTCAATTGAGTTCCATGATTGAGTACTGAGGGCTGTAAATTAATGGATAATTTCTGAAACTTTTTTGCATGTAGGTGAAACTCATTTGGTACTATAATAATGCACTCGGAAGGCCAAACAAAAAGAAGTTCATTGCTCGAGCAAAATCATATATTCTATAACTAAGCTGATATtgttttcctctgtttttactTTGCATTCTGCTCAAGTAACTTAATTAGATTTCACATTTTGACAGATATCATGGTTCAACTCTTATAGCAGCTAGTCTATCTGGGTAGGATAAATTTACAAGAAGTTT
Proteins encoded in this window:
- the LOC107404604 gene encoding vanillin aminotransferase-like isoform X2 yields the protein MIGNHLFRLALRTQHVAASRSLQKHFPQPQVGLLGLNSSGSYSTAAAEQSKGYKGHDMLAPFTAGWQTTDLQPIVIEKSEGCYVYDTNGKKYLDALAGLWSNPLGGNEPRLVAAATEQMNTLPFYHSFWNRTTKPSLDLAKELLEMFTARKMAKVFFTNSGSDANDTQVKLVWYYNNALGRPNKKKFIARAKSYHGSTLIAASLSGLPALHQSFDLPAPFVLHTDCPHYWRFHLPGETEEQFATRLANNLESLILKEGPDTIAAFIAEPVMGAGGVILPPKTYFEKIQAVLKKYDILFVADEVICGFGRLGTMFGCDKYNIKPDLVTVAKALSSAYLPIAAVIVSSEVSEVIHSQSNKLGSFSHGFTYSGHPVPCAVAIETLKIYKERNILEQINSIAPRFQDGLKDFSNSPIVGEIRGTGLVLGAEFTDNKSPNNPFPPEWEIGAYFGAQCVKHGMFVRVTGDNISLAPPFILSDEEVDKMISLFGQALKDTEERVNYLKSQQK
- the LOC107404604 gene encoding vanillin aminotransferase-like isoform X1, whose protein sequence is MIGNHLFRLALRTQLSSHVKHVAASRSLQKHFPQPQVGLLGLNSSGSYSTAAAEQSKGYKGHDMLAPFTAGWQTTDLQPIVIEKSEGCYVYDTNGKKYLDALAGLWSNPLGGNEPRLVAAATEQMNTLPFYHSFWNRTTKPSLDLAKELLEMFTARKMAKVFFTNSGSDANDTQVKLVWYYNNALGRPNKKKFIARAKSYHGSTLIAASLSGLPALHQSFDLPAPFVLHTDCPHYWRFHLPGETEEQFATRLANNLESLILKEGPDTIAAFIAEPVMGAGGVILPPKTYFEKIQAVLKKYDILFVADEVICGFGRLGTMFGCDKYNIKPDLVTVAKALSSAYLPIAAVIVSSEVSEVIHSQSNKLGSFSHGFTYSGHPVPCAVAIETLKIYKERNILEQINSIAPRFQDGLKDFSNSPIVGEIRGTGLVLGAEFTDNKSPNNPFPPEWEIGAYFGAQCVKHGMFVRVTGDNISLAPPFILSDEEVDKMISLFGQALKDTEERVNYLKSQQK